From the genome of Ptychodera flava strain L36383 chromosome 20, AS_Pfla_20210202, whole genome shotgun sequence, one region includes:
- the LOC139119765 gene encoding B-cell receptor-associated protein 29-like, with the protein MAVHLLFQITACFLAVEMVLLVTLLLPFVKAKTWKRLYQSALWSRIRQAINRSFGTGLKYQYFVVAIVAIVTVAFLDSANDVYRMYFPDKLSGEGEITGGPCDLYIKEESYYRESKTLLITGFTLYMAIVLLLLRDTIEEKASLEEQLSNISSSEEQRAIETLSSEEIEAIKKEKMEATLELNETKEALSKALAELDKMKTLQDIQSEREESTSTDHQDD; encoded by the exons ATGGCTGTGCATTTGTTATTTCAGATCACTGCCTGTTTCCTGGCAGTCGAAATGGTTCTGCTCGTGACGCTTCTACTGCCTTTCGTCAAGGCTAAAAC atgGAAGAGATTGTATCAGTCAGCGTTATGGTCCAGGATCAGGCAAGCAATAAACAGATCTTTTGGAACAGGATTGAAATATCAGTATTTCGTCGTCGCTATTGTGGCTATCGTGACTGTTGCGTTCCTAG ATTCTGCCAATGACGTTTACCGGATGTACTTTCCGGACAAACTGTCGGGAGAGGGAGAGATCACTGGAGGACCGTGTGACTTGTACATCAAGGAAGAGAGCTATTACCGTGAATCCAAAACACTGCTCATTACTGGTTTCACTCTCTACATGGCAAT TGTCTTGCTTCTACTGCGCGACACGATTGAGGAAAAGGCCAGTCTCGAAGAACAACTCTCAAACATATCGAGTTCTGAAGAACAGCGAGCAATAGAAACATTGTCATCAGAAGAAATCGAAGCAATAAAG AAAGAGAAGATGGAAGCCACACTGgaattaaatgaaaccaaagAAG CACTGTCCAAAGCGTTGGCAGAGTTAGACAAGATGAAGACATTGCAGGATATTCAATCGGAGCGCGAGGAATCAACAAGTACAGACCATCAG GATGATTGA